One Coriobacteriia bacterium DNA window includes the following coding sequences:
- a CDS encoding V-type ATP synthase subunit D yields the protein MEEIRPTHAQLLLLRDRINVATGGMALLKSKRDALLLEFMDVVDVTLHLSDELAEVLKKAQYVFEIARAIDGEAAVHSAALASSGEVLVDISGYKVMGVAVPIINQAPRPPRTPFTRGYSPTNVSVRIDEAALGFEKAVSAIMKYAEAETKLHRLGAEISKTNRRVNALEQIRIPELKAQARFIEQSLDERQREELFRLKKVKKKIDRNAAAKRAERQS from the coding sequence ATGGAAGAGATTCGCCCGACGCATGCGCAACTCCTTTTGCTGCGTGACCGAATCAACGTGGCCACAGGGGGTATGGCGCTTTTGAAAAGCAAGCGCGACGCGTTGCTGCTTGAATTTATGGATGTCGTCGATGTCACACTTCATCTTTCCGACGAGCTCGCCGAAGTTCTCAAAAAGGCGCAATACGTCTTCGAGATAGCTCGCGCCATCGACGGCGAGGCGGCCGTACACTCGGCGGCTTTGGCTTCAAGCGGTGAGGTGCTCGTCGATATCAGCGGTTATAAAGTCATGGGCGTCGCCGTCCCGATTATCAACCAAGCTCCGCGTCCTCCTCGTACGCCGTTCACGCGCGGCTATTCGCCGACGAATGTTTCGGTTCGTATCGACGAGGCGGCCCTCGGCTTTGAAAAGGCGGTTTCGGCAATCATGAAGTATGCCGAGGCTGAGACGAAACTGCATCGGCTCGGTGCCGAAATCAGCAAGACGAACCGACGCGTCAACGCACTCGAGCAAATACGAATCCCCGAGCTCAAAGCTCAGGCGCGGTTCATCGAACAATCGCTCGATGAGCGTCAGCGCGAAGAGCTCTTCCGGCTCAAAAAAGTCAAAAAGAAAATCGATCGTAATGCAGCGGCGAAAAGAGCCGAGCGGCAATCGTAG
- a CDS encoding V-type ATPase subunit, giving the protein MISQSALSTIEYANARVRSHRARLFKQADYDDMMGQASLEQLRVYLGFTKYASDIEENSLTRTGASVVGFAVNSFLQNEFEWVSKFYTTAKRRLIDAIAGEWDFADLKTVVRGIYSGTSPEEIIASFSGAGIVISREALSMLAKQKSLQDAVALASTLNFPYANALRLGAERFAITEALVEFEASLDQAYFAWALGLLDHRRGRNSVVYTYIREKIDIRNIMTLARVIVSNETFGTRNEAARYFLIGGTAVTDAKMFARLAALPSLEDLARALGTIPLRKVIRSEIAEYLISDSLSELDRALNLYSLRKVVKIGHRDLAGVGLPIAYLLALENETIDIRIIAYAKAYGIPDSMIREEIALV; this is encoded by the coding sequence ATGATCTCTCAGAGCGCGCTCTCCACCATCGAGTACGCCAATGCCCGCGTGCGATCCCACCGTGCGCGTTTGTTCAAACAGGCGGATTACGATGACATGATGGGACAAGCGAGTCTTGAACAGCTGAGAGTGTATCTCGGATTCACAAAGTATGCGTCCGATATCGAGGAAAATTCGCTGACGCGAACGGGAGCCTCGGTAGTGGGATTCGCAGTCAACTCGTTTCTTCAAAATGAGTTCGAGTGGGTTTCGAAATTTTACACCACCGCCAAACGACGGCTTATCGATGCGATTGCCGGTGAGTGGGATTTTGCCGATCTCAAAACCGTGGTGCGCGGCATTTATTCGGGGACGAGTCCCGAGGAGATTATCGCATCGTTTTCAGGCGCGGGGATAGTGATTTCACGTGAAGCGCTCAGTATGCTGGCAAAGCAAAAAAGTCTGCAAGACGCTGTGGCGTTGGCCTCGACGCTTAACTTCCCCTATGCGAATGCACTGCGCTTAGGCGCCGAGCGATTTGCTATAACCGAGGCACTCGTTGAGTTCGAGGCGAGCCTCGATCAGGCATATTTCGCGTGGGCGCTCGGCTTGCTGGACCATCGGAGAGGGCGCAACAGCGTCGTCTACACATATATCCGCGAAAAAATCGATATTCGCAATATCATGACGCTTGCACGCGTCATCGTTTCGAACGAAACATTCGGCACTCGAAACGAAGCCGCTCGCTATTTTCTCATCGGCGGCACCGCGGTGACCGATGCGAAAATGTTCGCCCGTCTCGCCGCATTGCCATCGCTTGAAGACCTTGCGCGGGCGCTCGGTACAATACCGTTGCGTAAAGTGATCAGAAGCGAAATCGCCGAGTATCTCATATCCGATTCGCTTTCCGAGCTCGACCGCGCGCTCAATCTTTACTCGCTGAGAAAGGTGGTCAAAATCGGTCATCGCGATTTAGCCGGCGTCGGCTTACCGATTGCTTACTTACTTGCGTTGGAAAATGAGACGATTGATATTCGCATCATCGCCTATGCGAAGGCATACGGTATTCCCGACTCCATGATTCGCGAGGAGATAGCTCTTGTATAA
- a CDS encoding V-type ATP synthase subunit B, translated as MGNDKSGASVTATERSRKPVVPSALSTTYYRTLGSVAGPLIVVEDVAEVAYDETVEIKLSDGTFRHGKVLEVDGMRAVVQVYEGTSGIDIDIASVRFLGEVAKMEVTPDLLGRVLNGTGKPIDGGAPILGVARRDINGAPINPSQREQPADFIETGISAIDGLNTLVRGQKLPIFTASGLPANELAALIVKQARVLSGEEFAIVFAAMGITNREASYFVKTFEESGALDRVVLFMNLADDPTVERILTPRCALTVAEYLAFDCDMQVLVVLSDMTNYCEALREISTAREEVPGRRGYPGYLYTDLASIYERAGRIKGSKGSITQLPILTMPDDDITHPIPDLTGYITEGQIVLSRALHRRGIFPPIDVLPCLSRLMNSGIGEGKTRKDHSALANQLYAAYARGIELRRLVAIVGEEALASADLSYLKFADEFEKRYVGQGATGRTIEETFALSWELLTLLPVEELTRVKKFMAEYYPEKLEQTE; from the coding sequence ATGGGTAATGACAAGAGTGGGGCGAGTGTTACCGCCACTGAGCGGAGTCGCAAACCGGTTGTCCCCTCAGCTCTCTCGACCACCTACTATCGCACACTCGGCTCGGTGGCGGGTCCCTTGATAGTCGTCGAGGATGTGGCCGAAGTCGCCTATGACGAAACAGTCGAGATCAAGCTTTCGGATGGGACGTTTCGGCACGGGAAGGTACTTGAAGTCGATGGAATGCGCGCCGTCGTGCAGGTGTACGAGGGGACAAGCGGCATCGACATCGACATCGCTTCGGTGCGTTTTCTCGGCGAAGTCGCCAAGATGGAGGTCACTCCCGATTTGCTCGGGCGCGTGTTGAATGGAACCGGCAAGCCGATTGACGGAGGTGCGCCGATTTTAGGAGTCGCGCGGCGCGATATCAACGGTGCGCCGATCAATCCCTCTCAGCGTGAGCAGCCCGCAGATTTCATCGAGACGGGTATTTCGGCAATCGACGGTCTCAACACGCTGGTGCGCGGTCAAAAACTTCCGATATTCACCGCTTCCGGCTTGCCGGCAAACGAGCTCGCCGCGTTGATCGTCAAGCAAGCGCGCGTGCTCAGCGGCGAGGAATTCGCCATCGTCTTCGCCGCCATGGGCATTACCAACCGTGAGGCATCGTATTTCGTGAAAACCTTCGAGGAGTCGGGCGCTCTCGATCGCGTCGTGCTCTTCATGAACTTGGCGGATGATCCGACCGTGGAGCGGATTTTGACACCGCGCTGTGCTTTGACGGTCGCCGAGTACCTTGCCTTCGATTGCGACATGCAGGTGCTCGTGGTGCTTTCCGATATGACGAACTACTGCGAAGCCCTGCGCGAGATTTCGACCGCGCGCGAAGAGGTGCCCGGGCGTCGCGGTTATCCCGGCTATCTTTATACCGACCTTGCGAGTATCTATGAACGTGCGGGACGAATCAAAGGCTCGAAGGGGTCGATTACGCAGTTGCCGATTTTGACGATGCCGGATGATGATATCACGCACCCCATTCCCGATTTGACGGGATACATTACCGAGGGGCAAATCGTTTTGAGCCGTGCGCTTCATCGTCGTGGCATTTTCCCGCCGATCGATGTGTTACCCTGCCTCTCCCGTTTGATGAACTCGGGTATCGGTGAAGGGAAAACCCGTAAAGATCACAGCGCTCTGGCCAATCAGCTGTATGCCGCTTACGCCCGCGGCATCGAACTGCGGCGTTTGGTCGCCATCGTCGGTGAAGAAGCGCTCGCCTCCGCCGATTTGAGCTACTTGAAATTCGCCGATGAATTCGAAAAGCGTTATGTGGGGCAAGGCGCCACCGGGCGAACCATTGAAGAAACGTTCGCCCTTTCGTGGGAATTGCTGACGTTGCTTCCCGTCGAGGAGCTCACACGGGTGAAAAAATTCATGGCCGAATACTATCCCGAAAAGCTCGAACAGACCGAGTAG
- a CDS encoding V-type ATP synthase subunit A: MGGENTAATGLIERITGPVVGAKRMTGARMYDIVRVGNVGLMGEVIRLDGDRATIQVYEETAGLRVGEPVELTRAPLTVELGPGLLTSIFDGIQRPLELLADISGTFIERGARVQALDHAKKWSFTPLVAIGDEISGGMVLGSVPEGAFVHKIMVPPLQKKSKITFIAQVGEYTLDDKIVELEEGIDLTLSHRWPVRKSRPFVKKLDPSVPFVTGMRVLDTLFPIALGGNAIIPGGFGTGKTVTQQSLAKWADVDIIVYVGCGERGNEMTEVLTEFPALEDPRTGQPLMQRTVLVANTSNMPVAAREASIYVGVTIAEYYRDMGYSVAMMADSTSRWGEALREVSGRLEEMPGEEGYPAYLATRLAAFYERSGRVVPLSANVCEITHDNTEKEPAERVERCEGSVTMVGAVSPAGGDMSEPITQNSLRVTGAFWALDTDLAHKRHFPAISWTKSYTLFLAQVTGWYEEHVATDWQATRERAMSILQKEVELEEVVQLVGPDALPDSEKIYLELSRMIREDFLQQFAFDEVDAYCPIKKQHTILRLIMVYADNAVKAMERGVMLSSILVLPLRAEIAGMKTLPTEESEVYAEKLFVEIRTSLDELEVG; the protein is encoded by the coding sequence GTGGGGGGTGAAAACACTGCAGCCACGGGCCTCATCGAACGCATCACCGGCCCGGTCGTCGGCGCGAAGCGGATGACCGGCGCACGCATGTACGATATCGTGCGAGTCGGCAATGTCGGTCTCATGGGAGAGGTCATCCGTCTTGACGGTGATCGAGCTACTATCCAAGTCTATGAGGAAACCGCCGGTCTGCGTGTGGGGGAGCCGGTGGAGTTGACGCGCGCGCCTCTCACCGTCGAGCTCGGACCCGGTCTCCTCACTTCGATTTTCGACGGGATCCAGCGTCCTCTCGAGCTGTTGGCTGACATTTCCGGCACTTTCATCGAGCGCGGAGCTCGCGTCCAAGCGCTCGACCATGCGAAGAAATGGAGTTTTACTCCGCTTGTCGCCATCGGCGATGAGATCTCGGGTGGTATGGTGCTCGGTTCGGTACCGGAGGGCGCCTTCGTACATAAAATAATGGTTCCTCCTCTGCAGAAAAAAAGCAAAATCACCTTCATCGCCCAAGTGGGCGAATACACGCTTGACGATAAAATCGTCGAACTCGAAGAGGGGATCGACCTCACGCTCTCGCATCGGTGGCCGGTGCGCAAATCCCGTCCGTTCGTCAAAAAACTCGATCCGTCGGTGCCGTTTGTCACCGGCATGCGCGTGCTCGACACGTTATTTCCCATCGCGTTGGGAGGCAACGCGATCATCCCGGGAGGATTCGGTACCGGTAAAACGGTTACGCAGCAGTCGCTTGCGAAGTGGGCCGACGTCGACATCATCGTCTATGTCGGGTGCGGGGAGCGCGGAAATGAAATGACTGAAGTGCTCACCGAGTTTCCGGCGCTCGAGGATCCTCGGACCGGACAACCGCTCATGCAGCGTACCGTTCTGGTAGCCAATACGTCGAACATGCCGGTGGCCGCCCGTGAAGCGTCCATCTATGTCGGTGTCACCATAGCCGAATACTATCGCGACATGGGTTATTCGGTCGCCATGATGGCCGACTCGACTTCGCGGTGGGGTGAAGCGTTGCGTGAGGTTTCCGGTCGGCTTGAAGAAATGCCGGGCGAGGAGGGCTACCCCGCATATTTGGCGACGCGACTCGCCGCATTTTACGAACGAAGCGGTCGTGTCGTACCGTTGAGCGCGAACGTATGCGAAATCACCCATGACAATACGGAGAAAGAGCCTGCTGAAAGAGTCGAACGCTGTGAGGGCTCGGTCACGATGGTGGGAGCGGTGTCTCCGGCCGGTGGTGACATGTCAGAGCCCATCACGCAAAATTCGTTGCGTGTCACGGGGGCTTTTTGGGCGCTCGATACCGATCTGGCCCACAAACGCCATTTTCCCGCAATCAGCTGGACGAAAAGCTACACGTTGTTTTTGGCGCAAGTCACCGGATGGTATGAGGAGCATGTCGCCACCGATTGGCAAGCGACGCGTGAGCGCGCCATGTCCATCCTCCAAAAAGAAGTCGAGCTTGAAGAGGTCGTCCAATTGGTCGGCCCCGATGCGCTTCCCGATTCCGAGAAAATATATTTGGAACTTTCGCGAATGATTCGAGAAGATTTTCTCCAGCAATTTGCTTTCGACGAGGTCGACGCCTATTGCCCCATCAAGAAGCAGCACACGATTTTGCGCCTGATCATGGTGTATGCGGACAATGCCGTCAAGGCGATGGAGCGCGGAGTCATGCTCTCGAGTATTTTGGTTTTACCGTTGCGTGCCGAAATCGCGGGGATGAAAACATTGCCCACCGAGGAATCGGAAGTCTATGCGGAAAAACTATTCGTTGAGATACGAACTTCGCTCGATGAGTTGGAGGTGGGTTGA
- a CDS encoding V-type ATP synthase subunit F, whose translation MYKLVCITDGKTADGFKLAGIDVEIAESVEEAHAAVSTILDEDEVGIIALDQRLADAVDERLSRKLETLYRPVLVMLPLGDSLDTQDLFQQRLKRLIRRAVGFDVTLRRE comes from the coding sequence TTGTATAAACTCGTTTGCATAACGGACGGTAAAACTGCCGACGGGTTCAAACTGGCGGGAATCGATGTCGAAATCGCAGAGTCGGTCGAGGAGGCGCACGCAGCCGTATCGACGATACTCGACGAGGACGAGGTCGGCATAATAGCTCTCGACCAACGTCTCGCCGATGCAGTCGACGAGCGTCTCAGCCGTAAACTTGAAACACTGTATCGTCCGGTGCTCGTCATGTTGCCTCTCGGTGACAGCTTGGATACGCAAGATCTCTTTCAGCAGCGCTTGAAACGACTAATCCGTCGAGCCGTCGGTTTCGACGTTACTTTGAGAAGGGAGTGA